AATGAATGTGACTGTACCTATGACTAATAAAACATGTCAACGTTAATAGAAATAAAAGATGTGTTCAGTGCGAAACTACCACACCATTAGCTTTTCACCCTCCTCTTTAAGAGTCCAAAACCCCTACTGCTCCCATTAAGGCTTCCTCTGGTGCGCTGAACTGGGGAACCCGAACTTACACTCCCTTTAGTCTATTTAAAGCCGGAATTGTACAAACTTTTCTGAAAACAACCTGCAGGGCACATATTTCCAGTTATCGTTTCCTGGCTACAATCCATTTCGCTTCATCCATGAACAAAGGGACCCCAGAGATGTTTCTTCACACCAAAATGGATCACCTCTGCTGAGGAGGATGATGTGTTGTGACTCGGTGGACTACACCACTGGCCATGCACTCACGTTTGTACATCTCAGACTTTCAGGGATGGACGGCCACTGCCAGCTTCGTGCAAATGTCTTCCACTAATAGAAATTAAAAGGAATGTAATACAGCCAGACACTTCATATAGAACAAAGTGTTTTACTAAAACTCGCTGGTACGTATATGTTCATGAACTCAGGTGATGATGTGAAAGCGGAAGATTTTATTTAGTACATGAAACTCACTACAAATGTCATATTAATACATTGCTCCTTGAACTTCAatgtatccatttatgcagcagtgtATTTTTCAACAGGGGCACATCAGGGTAAGAACATttctcaaggacactacagcaggagtgccATTTAACCCTCAGAACTTGCAgctgcaaggtgatggctctagccactatgccacctgctgcctttcaatATAGATACAGAAGAATAACTATAAATGTTGGATTTATTGTTGCTCTTTAAGCGTATTGAGAGTGCagtatttcatttttccatCAGGACTGATAGTTCATTGACAGTTTCTAAGAACAAGTCACTAGTGGGGTGAATGGCAATAAGAATTCTGGGGTCCCACAGCTGCAGAGGGTCCACAAAAAATTCCagatgtaattaatttattttcttctggaAGGCCAAAGCAAAAATATCTCAAGGGTCACTGAATTCCTAGCCGCACTCCTGTTGAGGAGAACTGTGGACTTTGGCAACTGATGTCATTTTGTCTGATGCTGGTTTTCGTAGAGAGTGTCTGAAATAAGAGAGTTGTGAAAATTGACGTGATAAAAAGGGCAATTGTTCTTCTCAATAAACAATAGTGATTAATAAGTAATTATGGatatgaaaacaacaataaaccTGATCTTATACTTgagtagcagcagcagctggttgAGCATTGCTGCCactttttactttattgtaagcattttgttttacaaCTCTTACTAGTACAGCACGTTACTGTAAAGCACAACTTGTACACTGTGTAGGCTACATATTGTTTATTGAgtccaactgaaaaaaaatcaccacaaGTTTATaaagtataatataaataatatataacaatCCCACTCATTCCTACAGCATCATCCAATTCATTTTAAGACCCTGCCATTGAGGCAAACTTAATAAATGTCACCTGATATTTTGGCAAATTGCCATGGTAACCGTGGCCAATAATTTCCAAGATAAAAATGCAGCCCTTCTTATCGAGCAATTctaacacatacagtatatttaccaGAGATTTTCCACCCTTATAAACCCCAAAAGTGATTCTTACCCCAGCTGCTCTGTTGTGACCACTttttcccagtgtttgtgtgtacacatgttttccctcttttcccagtgtttgtacacatattttcccatttttcccagtgtttatacttatttatatatacactaaGGTGGCAATCCTCTACATTTGTTACTTTTTCCTTCCCAGGCTTCAAAGGGCCCAAAACTTTCAAGAGAAGCTCAATAGCTCAAGATTTGTAGAGAAGTCCTTTGAGACTGAATAACAATATCTAGAATATTATAAGAACACCAGACtgttacatgaaaaaataattgtggAAAATTTCAATCATCACCTAAACCCGCTTGATTTGACAGACATTTGGCAATTTTCTGACGGGGAATCTGTCCGAAGAGCGAAAAAGTGGTCGTGTCACATTCACTGTTGCACAAAATTGTTATAATTCACTTtcatctgtgctgctgttgctgctaataattattatttggtGAGCACGTGCatccacaaaacacagttattttacatttacatctattcatttagcagacgcttttctccaaagcgatgtacatctcagagaaatacaatttgtacattacattaggagagagacgtagttgcagacgtgattcttaagtaaatctagtttgtttctttccactttatgcaccgatgttcatcgcacaaatTTTCATATATTGTATTCTTTTCTCAGTACCTGGGTCACCTGGAAAGTTACAATTTCAAAGCTTCTTTGAGTTTTCAACATCTCAAAAAATCATTCAATATCTGtgcaaaataatatatttatagacatttttactgtagccaACTGGAACACAGTGCTATACcaactattatttttttgtgaaaaaggtGGAATTCGCTGTTAAAATGTTCATGTGCTGCATAGCTTTTCATGTGAGTGATTGTTGTGCTGAGCTGCATTCCTCACATCTAGCAGCCCTTTCTTACTTGTTTTTAATCATACACTGAGTGGTAACACCCTCTGCCTTTTCAGCTCATCGGCTGCTGTGCTTGACTTTCTCATGAAATGATATTTGGATTCTGTCAAACCATTCTCAATTGAATAAAATATCTGAGTCCTAAATTTCACTGAATTAATGAAttcattccacatttttttaatgaaactgtcACAATGACATGTTATCGAGAGGCCAATTaatgtcataattttttttcctcacatcaTGTTGGGCTAACTTGGAGCcttgcaaaaacacaaaatacatgcCCATCAAGTAGAGATATGTAATAAAACATATGTGAACCCATTAATTAGTCACCTTGAAGGTTAAATCCTTTTCACGCTGCTTAGTGTTGATACCTTTTCTAAGTCTTCCATGACCAAGTCTGGTTCTTTCACATTGTTGTTCCTCTTGAAACTGTTGTTCTCGTGACCGTTGAATGACACTTGATCTGCTGAGAGCTGCACGTTGGTCGGTAGTACAGCATTCCCTTGAACCCTGTGTGAGTATGTCTTCCTCCGCTCCATGTCCGCTGCGCACAGCTGCAACTTGAACGCCGCCTCAAATCCTCTTCTGAAGTTTTCGTTGAAGAAGCCATAGATGATGGGGTTGACGCTGCTGTTGAAGAAGGCCAGCCAGTGCGCAAAaggataaatgtatatgtttatcAGCCTGTACTGGTATTCGGTGAGGCTAGCATAGTCACTGAGCATCATGAGAGTCCACAGAGGCAACCAGGACAAAATGAAGAGTAAGGCGACAATGAGTAACATCTTGATGACCCTCTGTTTCTTTTTCGACACTGCGTGACGGTTCTCCTGTCCGGGTTTACCCACTGTAGTAGGAACTGTTGTTTTGAAAAGAGTGATGCCAATACGAGCATACATAATCACAATCAAGGAAAGCGGAGCAAGGTAGATGTTGGCAAACAGAACAGTTGTGTAAATTTTCCGCATCTCTTGATTTGGCCAGTTCTCCCTGCACCAGTAAAAGGGATTCGTTTTGCTGCCATCTCCAGTAAAGATTCGGATTGTGTGCTCTTGGGTGACTTGCAGCATAACTCCTGATGGGCACATGATGGCAATTGCCAAAACCCAGATTACAACAATTATTAATGTTGATGTTGATATCGTCAACTTTTGCTTAAAGGGGTAAACAATGCATCTGAACctgcaaataaaagaaaaatatttttaatgattttctgAGAACTTCTTATGACTCCTTCACATGCACAGTTTTTTATTACTATGTTTGTTGTCCCTTGTTTCTTTTACTGTACTACAGTGTTACTGTATTGCTGCCAATCTGCAGCTAATTTTTGCCATTACCTCGTCATTTTTAATTGTCAGTGCTTTGTATGCTTCAgtatatttgaaaaacaaaactcacCAAAAGTAAAATAGGTACATGGCAGTCATGGTTCTTGTGTAACTTGTCATCCAGACCTGCCTGTCACACACttgaatgaattttatttaaaaatcctttttagtccacattattttgttttgttgtgaaatgggaaaaaaaaaatgtattacttctATTTTCCCAGTAATCTTAAGTGaaccaggaaaaaaacattagcTCCATCAGTCTGTTATTTTTACCTGTCAACAGCAATTGCCACGAGGGTAAAGACTGATGCTGACACAGATATGCCTTGGACCATTCCGCTCATTTTGCACACCAAACTTCCAAAAGGCCATCCTGTTGGGAAAGACCACAAAGTTTTTTCTGTATTGCTACATGAAAAagtctgaaacacacactggt
Above is a genomic segment from Scleropages formosus chromosome 17, fSclFor1.1, whole genome shotgun sequence containing:
- the LOC114912485 gene encoding neuropeptide FF receptor 2-like translates to MSQSLEPNFTSEDILNWTFLNTSEDYYFPQPNITYVGYYLHQPSVAAVFIISYLLIFLVCMVGNGVVCFIVLRSKNMRTVTNLFILNLAVSDLLVGIFCMPTTLLDNIITGWPFGSLVCKMSGMVQGISVSASVFTLVAIAVDRFRCIVYPFKQKLTISTSTLIIVVIWVLAIAIMCPSGVMLQVTQEHTIRIFTGDGSKTNPFYWCRENWPNQEMRKIYTTVLFANIYLAPLSLIVIMYARIGITLFKTTVPTTVGKPGQENRHAVSKKKQRVIKMLLIVALLFILSWLPLWTLMMLSDYASLTEYQYRLINIYIYPFAHWLAFFNSSVNPIIYGFFNENFRRGFEAAFKLQLCAADMERRKTYSHRVQGNAVLPTNVQLSADQVSFNGHENNSFKRNNNVKEPDLVMEDLEKVSTLSSVKRI